The Chlamydia poikilotherma DNA segment CAAGAATTCTTAAAGATGTTGCTAAAGATTCTTTCCAGTATCTCTCTTTAACAACAGCAGCTGTTAGTGCATGAAATCCTGCTTCGCCATAGCTCTTTAATTGACGTACTCCTGGCATGACCATAGGAAATAGAGGTGAGAGGTATTCTTGAAGCTTATTCCCTAAGTAGAAATCTTCTTGATAGGGTTTACCTACAATTGTGGCAGGATAGATAGCATCTTTCTGGTGATAGATCTTTCTACATTTAAAAATTGGGAAGTCATGCTGAAGGCTATAGTAGCCAAAATGATCTCCGAAAGGTCCTTCAGGTTTCCGTATATTGCAAACTCCCTCTCCGATAAGGATAAATTCAGAATCGTAGATTAGAGGGTGTGGTGTATCAGGATCGTTTTTATAACGTAATTTAGATCCTTGTAAAAATGTACAAAAGAGAAGTTCTGAGATGTTTTCAGGTAGGGGAGCTATTGCAGAGAGTATCAAGAAAGGGTTTCCTGATAAAAACACTGTAACCGGAAGATTTTTATTATTCTCTTCCGCCTCATCGAAATGCATCCCACCTCCTTTTTGGATTTGGAAATGCAAACCTAAGGTATCGCTATCAAACCTTTGCATGCGATACATCCCTAAATTAGGAATTCCAGAACTAGGAGATTCTGTATAAACCAAAGGAAGTGTGAGAAAAGCACCACCATCTTCTGGCCAGCTTGTCAGCATAGGCAACTGATGTAAATCTACAGAAGCCATTTTTTTATGGGGAAACTTTGAGAAGCGAACTTTACGTAATCCTAAAGATAAGCCTCTAAGTAACAAATTACGACTTTTCCATAATTGAGATATCTTAGGAGGAGAAGATAATAAACGAATAGCCTGAGGTATTAAATCTTTAGGGACTCTAGAAAAGATTTGATCCACACGTTTATGCGTGCCAAATAGATTTGTAATAACGGGAAATGAGGTCCCTCGAACATTATGAAATAAGAGAGCGGGACCTTGATTTTCAATAACCCTACGATGAATCTCAGGAAGCTCCAAATAAGGATCTACAGGAGCAAAAACATCAATAAGGTCATTTTGGGATCGCAAAAGGGAAACAAGACGTCTTAAGGAAGACATGGCTATTCCCCTTTGTTATAAAGATTATAAACCTTTGCTTTTAGCTCTTGCTATTACTTTTTCTAAGCCAAGCTTATCGATAAGCCGTAGGGCGGAAGCAGAAATTTTAAGTTTAAGAAACTTATTTTCTTCTGTAGACCACAGTCTCTTGGTAACCATATTAGGG contains these protein-coding regions:
- the rpmB gene encoding 50S ribosomal protein L28, with the protein product MSRKCPLTGKRPRRGNSYTIRGIAKKKKGIGLKVTGKTPRRFFPNMVTKRLWSTEENKFLKLKISASALRLIDKLGLEKVIARAKSKGL
- a CDS encoding menaquinone biosynthesis decarboxylase, with amino-acid sequence MSSLRRLVSLLRSQNDLIDVFAPVDPYLELPEIHRRVIENQGPALLFHNVRGTSFPVITNLFGTHKRVDQIFSRVPKDLIPQAIRLLSSPPKISQLWKSRNLLLRGLSLGLRKVRFSKFPHKKMASVDLHQLPMLTSWPEDGGAFLTLPLVYTESPSSGIPNLGMYRMQRFDSDTLGLHFQIQKGGGMHFDEAEENNKNLPVTVFLSGNPFLILSAIAPLPENISELLFCTFLQGSKLRYKNDPDTPHPLIYDSEFILIGEGVCNIRKPEGPFGDHFGYYSLQHDFPIFKCRKIYHQKDAIYPATIVGKPYQEDFYLGNKLQEYLSPLFPMVMPGVRQLKSYGEAGFHALTAAVVKERYWKESLATSLRILGEGQLSLTKFLMVTDHYVDLDNFPKLLETILSRIIPERDLLIFSETSNDTLDYTGPKLNKGSKAIFMGIGPIIRDLSYKYRGKLIPNITDIGSFCPGCLVLQTTLQQLNIDTLLDHTDLRSWPFIVLTENLQETLASPKSFLWKTFTRAAPATDLHIRFNKVINHRPQYTFPIILNSLMKPDYPKEVEADKETIQKVSYRWNEYFPKY